The following nucleotide sequence is from Cricetulus griseus strain 17A/GY chromosome 9, alternate assembly CriGri-PICRH-1.0, whole genome shotgun sequence.
AGGGGCGGCCCCTGGCTCCGACCCTTCCCAGCTCCTGACCCACTCTCACCCCCCACCCGCCTTGCCCTCACCAGACTGAGATGCGCCAACTCCGCCTGGCCTGCCGTGAGTTTAGCCCGAGTGTGAGAGCCGGTGCCAAAGAGCGCAGGGGAAAATGCGACCCTCAGGCCGGATTGGCTGGCCCTCGGGGAGTCCCAGCCAATCGGATCCCTCTGCAACGTGAGGGGTGGGGTCAGTGGAGGCCCCGCCCCTCCCTCTCGCGCGCGCGGGTgcgggtgggtgggtgggtggggatgcCCCGGGTGGGGATGCCCCTCCCCTTGGGGGGACCCGTGCACTGGAGCGCACACAGACACCAGGCACCAAGGCTGCGCTTTTTTGAGTCTCAGACTTAAGACTTTTAATCCCTGCAAAGCTGAGCTGGTCCCTGACATCTGCTCCGCCCCACCCTCCCCCGATAGATAAACGTCTTTCTAACTCTGGTCCCCACGGGAGAGGGAGGGTTTCCCCACCACCGCACACGGTGTTCTCAGCAGTCTGCGTCTGTCTTAACAGTCGGGGTGCACAGCACCCTGCGGGCCTGtgcgaggaggaggaggaggaggagggttcCTGGTTCCTGAGAACCACTCCTCCAGGTCCACATCTTCCGTGTCTCAGGGGTACCTTGGTCCCACTGGGCTTTCTGGACAATACGTTGATAGATTGCGTCTCCTGCGTTGTGTTATCTTAAATCCTTGGGTCGCTGCTGCTTactgtggggaggagagaaaggcagaggctgTTTTAGGGGAcaggcagaggaggcaggcaTCCAAGAGTGCAGAAATTACATATATTTCACAGCTGGTATTTACACCTTTAAAAGGTAGTCAATATTTATCACCCCTTTCTAGTGTCCAAAGACGTTTTTGGTCACCTTTCAGCCcgcaacccccccacccccacccccaacacatcAGAAGTCATTCTCCATTCCTACATCTCTGAGCACTTTGGAAAATCACcgtctctctttttctgtctccgTGGACACCATAGAAATGTATTCATACCTCATAGAAATGTATTCTTATCTGGTTGGCTTTCGGGGTCTGTTTCTTTCACTTGGTATGTgacaatttgtttttatttttactttttttatatatatattttttctcttgagacaaggtctcaccatggtCTGGAAACCGGCTGGTTTGGAACCGggtatgtagatcaggatggtctcagacttacagagatccactcacttctgctttctgagtgctgggattaaaaggggaGAGGGGTGCCATGCCATGGGTGCTTAGGTAGATAAGAGGGCAGTTTGTGGAAGTtcgttctcaccttccaccatatgggtcccaagGATGGAACACAGGctgccaggcttggtgacaagcgcttttacccactgagccatcgcaAGGGCTCTTAttagtttgagacagagtcacttTGTACTACAGGCTGGCCTCGATGGTGGTACAGAGCCGAAGGTGACTGTGAGCTCCTGAtcctatgcctctgcctcccaagtactaggaccAAAAGGGGATACTGCCACACCCAGTTTCATTTGGTACCAGGATCAAATCCAAGGGAAGACACCCAAAGCTGACTTCTGTCTCACAAACTTGCACGCATAGGCCAGCACACCCGCGCACCACCacaaacccccacccccacccccgactcGCACACACAAAGTACTTCCCCACCATGCTGGGACTGTCCCCTCAAACTGTGCACCAGAAAAAGCCATTTCCTTCGTTAGGACTCTGGGTAGGGTACACTCAGTAAAGGTACAGTGAACATGCCCGCTTCGGCCTCAGGGACTTTGTTCCTTCTACCAGGTGGCTCTCAAtatgtgggttgtgacccctctgGGGGGGGGTCTCACATCAGACGCCCGCCCtgaatgtcagatatttacaattcacaGCAGTGGTGAAAAATCGCCATTAAGAAGTGGCAAAGGAGTGATTTGATtgttggggcggggggggggtcgGGGGGCAGGGGGGccgggggggggtcaccacaatgtgaggagcTGTGTTAaggggtcacagtattaggaagatTGAGCACCACTGCTCTGTAggagctccctcccccccccatgctctAATTGGTCTTCTCCACAgcccttttgttttgagactaggtcttgtgtagcccagccAGGTCTCCAACTCACTAGGCGTAGTAACCACGGCTGGTCTCGGACTCCCAATCCACCAGCTTTCACCTCCTGATGGCCAGGAGGACAATCGGGTGCCACTGCACCTTGTCGGGTTCAGTGTTGGGGGCAGTTCAAGCTCAGGGCTGCGTGCATGCTAACTTAAATATCCTGCCGTCGGGGTGatacctctccagctccatttcCCGTCTCTACGCAAATGACTCCTGCTCTGAAGCTAAAGCCACGTTCGGCCGCTGTGCTGTGTCGGGGTCTGTCCTCTGCATTGCAAATATCTAGCAACAGGCCTTATCCCTAACCGTTAAATGGCAAGCTACATAATCTGCTTCCATCACCGTAATCATCGTTGGGTGTTTTATCCCCACTGCTTAGAGCAATGGTTAGTACATATCTACTTCATGTCTAACAACATGAGTCATGGGTTGACCTTAGCATACACAATGGCTCGAATTCAATCCAGAGAACGTGATCCCCTCtccccacctgtgtgtgtgtgtgtgtgtgtgtgtgtgtgtgtgtgtgtgtgtgtgtgtgagcattcaTGCACATAAGGTGGGTTCGGTGGGTTCGAGCTGCCAATCCCATATACCTGAGCACGTTGGTTGCCGAATTCCTTCACTTCCTCATCTTTCTTGTccgtttttctctttttctcaatcTCCAAGACGACGGGAAAGAGAACTTCTGACTTTGACCCTACGACAGCCacgggctgctgctgctgctgctgctgctgctgctgctgctgcgttCGCATCTTCTTGAGTCCTTGCTTTTGGGGCACCCTGACTGTGGACTCTGTCTTATTCTTGGGGGACTTGAGGGATGCCAGTGGCTGGTGCTCGTCCTTCAAATCCGCAGCGGCGGCAGGGACGGCAAACTGAGAAGATTCCTGCACCTTTGCGTCGTCAGAGACAGTCTTTGGCAACTCGGATGTGGGCCTCTTGGACGTCCTCAGCAAGTCCTCGGGCGTCTCCTCCACCTGGGGCTGCGTGTTCTCCTTCTCCTTAATTTGGGACGTTGATTGTTCCCTGACCTCTACTTGTCCCCCATCTGGCAAGATCATCTGGCTGGATTGGAAGGGCAAGTCGGGCAGCGTAGACATGGCAGACCCCCTGGAAGTCAGAGAGAACCAGGAGGGCAGAGAGATGGTAGCTGACTTCAGGTGATCCTGTGTGGAGTTGGCCATGATCATCATCTTGGCGAGGGCGAGCCCCTCCACAGAGAAGGCCCGCTTGTCCTCTGTGGGGGGGGCCTCAACCGCCATCTCATGGGTCGTGACCCATTTCTTCTGCATCCCTATCTCCTTGGACTTCAGATCCGGCAAGTTCACAGTTGTCTCCTCCTTCGTCTTGTGGCCCCTGTCCTCCACCTTGCCTCTGGCCTTCAAGGTCTCCAGAGTGATCTCCTGGGTTTTACTAATCAAGATCTCCTTGGATTGCTTCTTGGTGGTCGTAGTGGGCAGCGTCAGAGTCATGGCCTGGGCCCTCACGTCCACCACTTTGGACTTCTGCCCTGCCACCAGCAACACAGGCTCCTGTTTCCCTTCAGGTTTCCTGTCAAGCATGTCTCCTGCCGGTAACTTGCTGGCGTCCCCAGGGGCCTTTGCCCTCGAGTCGACAGATTTCTGGGAAATCTGTTTCTGACGCCGGTCAGACTTCTGAGATTGAGTATTTGGGGCTAGATGTTCCTTCTTTGGGGGCATGGCCTTCTGGGAAGGTGCAGGTGTCTGTACAAGCTTCAGAACCGGGGGTAAAGTTTTTTGGGGTGGAGAAACTGGAACTGGGACCTTCCGGGAGGGTCCAGGAGTGGGCGGGGCCTTCTGGGAGAGGTTAGATTTGCCCGAAGACTTCTGGGCCTTCTGAGACGGAGCAGGAAGGCTTGGGGCCTTCTGAGATGGAGCCGGCTCACCTGGTACCTTATTGGACTTGTCCAGAATGAATGGTGTTTTTCCTGACGTGACAGGGGCAGACGCAGCCTTCTGGGAGGACAGTGGCCGATTGTGTTTCGTTGAGCCTGGGTGCCTGGCCTTGTCACTAGACTTGTGATAGGAGGGACTCGGTGGGAGGATGTAGAAGGCAGGAGGGTA
It contains:
- the Fam71e2 gene encoding protein FAM71E2 isoform X2: MKRLFNLRRTQPPKDPQKWVPILGELQKTLLKGEYLPLRPLPMFESNFVQVTNHGAPAFVHHRANRLTMGVAASLPGLLLPDILLLAQPPESRECSNMNLTRMIPLDFAHLYVHDLPSWRLKLRLITGRYYYLELDAPDDELSFLFDRWIRLINLLHEPTISWAPRTMDMVPLDTPLGGAPASTWRLQDQAGSGLTEAAERTFPYKIFSSQKQKKTKAVKQRLKSQAVGDSIPLIWSHLQPAEPVELTEKKSYLSDACPNESKTLIHVSEKASITIRTIFSIISGTMNQEHRSDSEVTSGRAHLIETPTQCISHNSPGLPIIDSRDHMEPFLWTKDLEDLIDTESTTTLSSSLQPSSYPPAFYILPPSPSYHKSSDKARHPGSTKHNRPLSSQKAASAPVTSGKTPFILDKSNKVPGEPAPSQKAPSLPAPSQKAQKSSGKSNLSQKAPPTPGPSRKVPVPVSPPQKTLPPVLKLVQTPAPSQKAMPPKKEHLAPNTQSQKSDRRQKQISQKSVDSRAKAPGDASKLPAGDMLDRKPEGKQEPVLLVAGQKSKVVDVRAQAMTLTLPTTTTKKQSKEILISKTQEITLETLKARGKVEDRGHKTKEETTVNLPDLKSKEIGMQKKWVTTHEMAVEAPPTEDKRAFSVEGLALAKMMIMANSTQDHLKSATISLPSWFSLTSRGSAMSTLPDLPFQSSQMILPDGGQVEVREQSTSQIKEKENTQPQVEETPEDLLRTSKRPTSELPKTVSDDAKVQESSQFAVPAAAADLKDEHQPLASLKSPKNKTESTVRVPQKQGLKKMRTQQQQQQQQQQQQPVAVVGSKSEVLFPVVLEIEKKRKTDKKDEEVKEFGNQRAQ